One Mycobacteroides salmoniphilum DNA segment encodes these proteins:
- a CDS encoding PPOX class F420-dependent oxidoreductase — MQEMTREQWWAFATQGTRTGMLGLVRSNGAPIVTPVWFLLHEGSDGDELIFTTGTETLKGKAIQRDPRISLAVDDQRPPYSYVQFSAEARLTNDLDEMLEWATRIGGRYMGADLAEDFGRRNAVPEESLVRATITKVVARAGIADF; from the coding sequence ATGCAGGAGATGACGCGCGAACAATGGTGGGCCTTCGCTACCCAGGGCACCCGCACCGGAATGCTCGGCCTGGTCCGGTCCAACGGTGCACCCATCGTGACGCCGGTGTGGTTCCTGCTCCACGAGGGCTCCGACGGTGATGAGCTGATCTTCACGACGGGCACGGAAACCTTGAAGGGCAAGGCCATTCAACGAGACCCGCGCATCTCGCTGGCCGTCGACGACCAGCGGCCGCCGTACTCCTATGTCCAGTTCTCGGCGGAGGCACGGCTGACCAACGATCTCGACGAGATGCTCGAATGGGCGACCAGGATCGGTGGACGCTACATGGGCGCCGACCTGGCCGAGGACTTCGGCCGCCGCAATGCGGTCCCGGAAGAATCACTGGTGCGCGCCACCATCACGAAAGTCGTTGCCCGCGCCGGGATCGCCGACTTCTAG
- a CDS encoding MmpS family transport accessory protein produces the protein MSGTDNPGSGTPGEVPDLDGPNADAAAADSSGADSSAFHSQAYSAPESEQFTSPYVPYDEYETALVEGDEPPPPRWPWVVGVAAIIAAITLVASVALLVAGRSDETTGAAKSTSVTPTPSTTPWNEIITTTTEPPPPPPPPPTTEPPPPPPPPVVTETVTVEPPPPPPPPVTTHEAPPPVTTTTPPPPPPPPPTTTTPAQPRQITYAVTGSKAPLDRITITYVDPQGRTRVAPNAYIPWSITVTPISNSEIGSVSASSMLRLSQLNCTITTSDGQVLSSNNNNSAQATC, from the coding sequence ATGAGTGGGACGGACAACCCAGGGTCGGGGACTCCCGGGGAAGTTCCGGATCTGGACGGTCCGAATGCGGACGCCGCGGCTGCTGACTCTTCCGGGGCGGACTCTTCCGCGTTTCATTCGCAGGCGTACTCGGCGCCCGAATCTGAGCAATTCACCAGCCCGTACGTGCCGTATGACGAATACGAGACAGCGCTGGTCGAGGGCGATGAGCCGCCTCCGCCGCGCTGGCCGTGGGTCGTCGGGGTGGCGGCGATCATCGCCGCGATCACCCTGGTCGCCTCCGTCGCGCTGCTGGTAGCCGGGCGCTCGGACGAGACGACCGGAGCCGCCAAGAGCACCTCGGTCACGCCGACCCCGAGCACGACACCGTGGAACGAGATCATCACCACCACTACGGAGCCTCCGCCTCCGCCGCCCCCTCCACCTACCACGGAGCCTCCGCCTCCGCCGCCCCCTCCGGTGGTGACCGAGACGGTGACGGTGGAACCGCCGCCTCCTCCGCCTCCGCCGGTGACGACGCATGAGGCTCCGCCTCCGGTGACGACCACCACGCCTCCGCCGCCGCCTCCGCCGCCCCCGACAACCACGACGCCGGCCCAGCCGCGGCAGATCACGTACGCGGTGACGGGCTCCAAGGCTCCGCTCGACCGCATCACGATCACCTATGTCGACCCTCAAGGGCGCACCCGGGTCGCGCCGAATGCGTATATCCCGTGGTCGATCACCGTTACCCCGATCTCGAACTCGGAGATTGGTTCGGTATCGGCGAGCAGCATGTTGCGCTTGAGCCAGCTCAATTGCACGATCACCACCAGCGATGGTCAGGTGTTGTCCTCCAACAACAACAATTCGGCGCAGGCAACCTGCTAA
- a CDS encoding DUF2561 family protein — translation MPAGRLTKPLEALAGPVRRSSPESVDRMLIGLCAVIWLAFVGMLVGAIVVMTGVGEDAAGAAGTSWGIYIVIGVSLAVIIGAVPLLLRARKTAARPTNGASQAVPKPKGASASGASGMPSGPPPAEASTEKLKTFGGLVDPVSHVPKDYNGPGSPAYRAAAEAASKSAAVDRLWLRATVGIAGGIGLALLAVVTGTYLLAVESETAAIVAFVFGGVITCAMGAIPWHTLKKLRELGASGSSDAQ, via the coding sequence ATGCCAGCAGGTCGATTAACCAAGCCACTGGAGGCACTTGCCGGTCCGGTGCGGCGATCCTCTCCGGAGTCCGTCGACCGGATGCTGATCGGGTTGTGCGCCGTGATCTGGCTGGCGTTCGTCGGGATGTTGGTCGGCGCCATTGTCGTGATGACCGGGGTAGGGGAGGACGCGGCAGGGGCCGCTGGTACCTCGTGGGGGATCTACATCGTCATCGGGGTGTCTTTGGCCGTCATCATCGGCGCGGTGCCGCTGCTGTTGCGCGCCCGTAAGACGGCGGCCCGGCCCACCAATGGCGCATCACAAGCTGTGCCTAAGCCCAAGGGCGCCAGTGCCTCCGGTGCAAGCGGCATGCCGTCGGGTCCGCCTCCCGCGGAGGCCTCGACCGAAAAGCTCAAGACATTCGGCGGTCTCGTGGACCCCGTGAGTCATGTTCCCAAGGACTACAACGGCCCCGGGTCGCCGGCATATCGGGCCGCCGCCGAGGCAGCGTCCAAATCGGCAGCAGTGGACCGGCTGTGGCTGCGGGCCACGGTGGGGATCGCTGGTGGCATCGGTCTGGCACTGCTGGCCGTGGTCACCGGTACCTACCTGTTGGCGGTGGAAAGTGAGACCGCCGCCATCGTCGCGTTTGTGTTCGGTGGGGTGATTACCTGCGCGATGGGGGCGATTCCGTGGCATACCCTCAAGAAGCTGCGTGAGCTCGGCGCGTCAGGATCCTCGGACGCGCAGTAG